Proteins co-encoded in one Cervus canadensis isolate Bull #8, Minnesota chromosome 15, ASM1932006v1, whole genome shotgun sequence genomic window:
- the GALNT3 gene encoding polypeptide N-acetylgalactosaminyltransferase 3, protein MAHLKRLVKLHLKRHYHKKFWKLGAVVFFFIIFLILMQREVSVQFSKEESRMERNMKNKNKMFDLMIEAVNNIKDAMPKMQIGAPVRQNIDAGERPCLQGYYTAAELKPVLDRPPQDSNAPGASGKAFKTTNLSAEEQKEKERGEAKHCFNAFASDRISLHRDLGPDTRPPECIEQKFKRCPPLPTTSVIIVFHNEAWSTLLRTVHSVLYSSPAILLKEIILVDDASVDEYLHDKLEEYIKQFSIVKIVRQKERKGLITARLLGATVATAETLTFLDAHCECFYGWLEPLLARIAENYTAVVSPDIASIDLNTFEFNKPSPYGSNHNRGNFDWSLSFGWETLPDHEKQRRKDETYPIKTPTFAGGLFSISKDYFEYIGTYDEEMEIWGGENIEMSFRVWQCGGQLEIMPCSVVGHVFRSKSPHTFPKGTQVIARNQVRLAEVWMDEYKEIFYRRNTDAAKIVKQKSFGDLSKRFEIKHRLQCKNFTWYLNNIYPEVYVPDLNPVISGYIKSVGQPLCLDVGENNQGGKPLILYTCHGLGGNQYFEYSAQHEIRHNIQKELCLHAAQGVVQLKACVYKGHKTVAAGEQIWEIQKDQLLYNPFFKMCLSASGEHPSLVSCNPSDSLQKWIFNQND, encoded by the exons ATGGCTCACCTAAAACGATTAGTAAAATTACATCTTAAAAGACATTACCATAAAAAATTCTGGAAGCTTGGTGcagtagtttttttctttataatatttttgattTTAATGCAAAGAGAAGTAAGTGTTCAGTTTTCCAAAGAGGAATCAAGGAtggaaagaaacatgaaaaacaaaaacaagatgtTTGATTTAATGATAGAAGCTGTAAACAATATTAAAGATGCAATGCCAAAAATGCAAATAGGAGCACCTGTCAGGCAAAACATTGATGCTGGTGAGAGACCCTGTTTGCAAGGATATTATACAGCAGCAGAACTGAAACCTGTTCTTGACCGCCCACCTCAGGATTCTAATGCACCTGGTGCTTCTGGTAAAGCATTCAAAACAACCAATTTAAGTGCTGAagagcagaaggaaaaagaacgTGGAGAAGCAAAACACTGTTTTAACGCTTTCGCAAGTGACAGGATTTCTTTACACCGAGATCTTGGACCAGACACTCGACCTCCTGA ATGTATTGAACAAAAATTTAAGCGCTGTCCCCCCCTGCCTACCACCAGTGTCATTATAGTTTTTCATAATGAAGCGTGGTCCACGCTGCTTAGAACTGTCCACAGTGTGCTATATTCTTCACCTGCCATACTGCTGAAGGAGATCATTTTGGTGGATGATGCTAGTGTAGATG agTACTTGCATGATAAACTAGaggaatatataaaacaattttctATTGTAAAAATAGtcagacaaaaagagagaaaaggtctGATCACTGCAAGGTTGCTAGGAGCAACAGTAGCAACAGCTGAAACGCTCACATTTTTAGATGCTCACT GTGAGTGTTTCTACGGTTGGTTAGAGCCTTTGTTGGCCAGAATAGCTGAGAACTACACTGCTGTCGTGAGCCCAGATATTGCATCCATAGATCTGAACACGTTTGAATTCAACAAACCTTCTCCTTATGGAAGTAACCATAACCGTGGGAATTTTGACTGGAGCCTTTCATTTGGCTGGGAAACACTTCCTGATCATGAGAAGCAAAGAAGGAAGGATGAGACTTACCCAATCAA AACACCCACTTTTGCAGGAGGCCTTTTTTCCATATCAAAAGACTATTTTGAATATATTGGAACTTatgatgaagaaatggaaatttgggGAGGTGAAAATATAGAAATGTCTTTCAGA GTATGGCAATGTGGTGGGCAGTTGGAGATTATGCCTTGCTCTGTTGTTGGACATGTTTTTCGCAGCAAAAGTCCTCATACCTTCCCAAAAGGCACTCAGGTGATTGCTCGCAACCAAGTTCGCCTTGCAGAAGTCTGGATGGATGAAtacaaggaaatattttataGGAGAAACACAGATGCAGCAAAAATTGTTAAACAA AAATCATTTGGTGATCTTTCAAAAAGATTTGAAATAAAGCACCGCCTTCAGTGTAAAAATTTTACGTGGTATCTGAACAATATTTATCCAGAAGTGTATGTGCCAGACCTTAATCCTGTTATATCTGGATAT ATTAAAAGTGTTGGTCAGCCTCTATGTCTGGATGTTGGAGAGAATAACCAAGGAGGCAAACCATTGATTCTGTATACGTGTCATGGACTTGGGGGAAATCAG TACTTTGAATATTCTGCCCAACATGAAATTCGGCATAACATCCAGAAGGAATTATGTCTTCATGCTGCTCAAGGTGTTGTTCAGCTGAAGGCATGTGTCTACAAAGGTCACAAAACAGTTGCCGCTGGAGAACAGATATGGGAGATCCAGAAG gACCAACTTCTGTATAATCCATTCTTTAAGATGTGCCTTTCAGCAAGTGGAGAGCATCCAAGCTTAGTGTCATGCAATCCATCAGACTCACTCCAAAAATGGATTTTTAACCAAAATGATTAA